The following proteins are encoded in a genomic region of Takifugu rubripes chromosome 21, fTakRub1.2, whole genome shotgun sequence:
- the aacs gene encoding acetoacetyl-CoA synthetase isoform X2, whose product MRSQVVDVTKRISDVPEWFKGARLNYAENLLKHADQDKVALYAATEANEEIVKVTYGELRRDVALYAAAMRKMGVQTGDRVVGYLPNSIHAVEAMLAAASIGAIWSSTSVDFGVNGVLDRFSQIQPKLIFSVAAVVYNGKTHDHMEKLHSVVKGLPDLMKVVVIPYARSKQETDLARIPNSVFIDDFLASGRGELDQFPQLEFEQLPFSHPLFIMYSSGTTGAPKCMVHSAGGTLIQHLKEHVLHGNMTSSDVIIYYTTTGWMMWNWLVSALAVGASVVLYDGSPLMPTASVLWNLTDQLGITIFGTGAKWLSVLQERNLKPMETHNLHSLHTILSTGSPLKPQSYDYVYRCIKSHVLLGSISGGTDIVSCFMGQNPTVPVYRGEIQTRNLGMAVEAWSLDGKPVWGDSGELVCLKPIPCQPTHFWNDENGSKYHKAYFSTYPGVWAHGDYCKINPETGGIVMLGRSDGTLNPNGVRFGSSEIYNIVEAFEEVSDSLCVPQYNADGEERVILFLKMAPGKAFSSDLVAKIKGAIRKALSARHVPALVLETADIPYTISGKKVEVAVKQVISGREVAQRGAFSNPASLDLYKNIPELQNY is encoded by the exons ATGAGGTCTCAG GTTGTGGATGTCACCAAACGGATCTCGGATGTCCCAGAGTGGTTCAAGGGAGCCCGGCTCAACTACGCCGAGAACCTGCTCAAACACGCCGACCAGGACAAAGTTGCTCTCTATGCTGCGA CGGAAGCAAACGAGGAGATAGTGAAGGTGACGTACGGGGAGCTGCGGCGGGACGTGGCTCTGTACGCCGCCGCCATGAGGAAGATGGGCGTTCAGACCGGTGACAGGGTCGTAG GCTACCTCCCCAACAGTATCCATGCAGTAGAGGCCATGTTAGCCGCAGCTAGCATCGGAGCTATCTGGAGCTCTACATCTGTGGACTTTGGAGTCAAT ggtgtgctCGATAGATTCTCTCAGATACAGCCGAAGCTGATCTTCTCCGTCGCTGCAGTGGTGTACAATGGCAAAACACACGACCACATGGAAAAGCTCCACAGTGTTGTCAAAG GTCTTCCCGACCTAATGAAAGTCGTGGTGATTCCTTACGCTCGCTCCAAACAAGAAACCGATCTCGCCAGAATCCCCAACAG TGTATTTATAGATGACTTTTTAGCCTCTGGACGCGGTGAGTTGGACCAGTTTCCTCAGCTGGAGTTTGAGCAGCTTCCATTCAGCCACCCTCTGTTCATCATGTACTCCTCTGGCACCACGGGGGCTCCTAAATGTATGGTCCACTCTGCCGGG GGCACCCTGATCCAGCACCTGAAAGAACACGTTCTCCACGGGAACATGACCAGCAGCGATGTCATCATTTACTACACCACA ACCGGCTGGATGATGTGGAACTGGCTGGTGTCGGCGCTGGCAGTAGGGGCCTCTGTGGTTCTGTACGATGGATCGCCGCTGATGCCCACGGCCAGTGTGCTGTGGAACCTGACAGACCAGCTGGG AATCACTATCTTTGGAACTGGAGCCAAGTGGctgtctgtcctgcaggagaggaacCTGAAACCCA TGGAAACGCACAATCTCCACTCTCTCCACACCATCCTGTCGACGGGGTCTCCCCTCAAGCCGCAGAGCTACGACTACGTTTACCGCTGCATCAAGAGCCACGTGCTGCTGGGCTCCATCTCAG GGGGCACCGACATAGTCTCCTGTTTCATGGGTCAGAACCCGACTGTCCCAGTGTACCGTGGCGAGATCCAAACCAGAAACCTTGGCATGGCCGTGGAGGCCTGGAGTCTtgatg gtAAGCCTGTGTGGGGGGACAGTGGGGAGCTGGTCTGCTTGAAGCCGATCCCCTGCCAGCCAACACACTTCTGGAACGACGAGAATGGGAGCAAATACCACAAAGCCTACTTTTCCACATATCCAG GCGTGTGGGCTCATGGGGATTACTGCAAAATCAACCCAGAGACAGGAGGCATTGTGATGCTGGGCAGGAG TGATGGCACTTTGAATCCTAATGGCGTCCGATTTGGCAGCTCAGAGATCTACAACATCG TGGAGGCTTTTGAGGAGGTGTCAGACAGCCTTTGTGTCCCTCAGTACAATGCGGACGGGGAGGAGAGGGTTATTTTGTTCTTAAAGATGGCGCCCGGAAAGGCTTTCTCTTCAGATTTGGTAGCAAAGATCAAAGGGGCCATTCGTAAAGCTCTGTCTGCCCGACATGTCCCTGCTCTGGTGCTGGAGACCGCCGACATTCCC TACACCATCAGTGGCAAGAAGGTGGAAGTGGCGGTCAAGCAGGTGATCTCCGGCCGGGAGGTGGCGCAGAGGGGGGCCTTTTCCAACCCCGCTTCACTGGACCTTTACAAGAACATTCCTGAACTGCAGAACTATTAG
- the aacs gene encoding acetoacetyl-CoA synthetase isoform X1: MSKDTERKSDKIMDMDSKVLWYPDSKRNTHMDRFRMQVNRDYGLNLANYNDLYQWSVDRHSEFWGEVWRFCGVLSSKPYEEVVDVTKRISDVPEWFKGARLNYAENLLKHADQDKVALYAATEANEEIVKVTYGELRRDVALYAAAMRKMGVQTGDRVVGYLPNSIHAVEAMLAAASIGAIWSSTSVDFGVNGVLDRFSQIQPKLIFSVAAVVYNGKTHDHMEKLHSVVKGLPDLMKVVVIPYARSKQETDLARIPNSVFIDDFLASGRGELDQFPQLEFEQLPFSHPLFIMYSSGTTGAPKCMVHSAGGTLIQHLKEHVLHGNMTSSDVIIYYTTTGWMMWNWLVSALAVGASVVLYDGSPLMPTASVLWNLTDQLGITIFGTGAKWLSVLQERNLKPMETHNLHSLHTILSTGSPLKPQSYDYVYRCIKSHVLLGSISGGTDIVSCFMGQNPTVPVYRGEIQTRNLGMAVEAWSLDGKPVWGDSGELVCLKPIPCQPTHFWNDENGSKYHKAYFSTYPGVWAHGDYCKINPETGGIVMLGRSDGTLNPNGVRFGSSEIYNIVEAFEEVSDSLCVPQYNADGEERVILFLKMAPGKAFSSDLVAKIKGAIRKALSARHVPALVLETADIPYTISGKKVEVAVKQVISGREVAQRGAFSNPASLDLYKNIPELQNY, from the exons ATGTCTAAGGACACGGAGAGAAAGAGCGACAAAATCATGGATATGGACAGCAAAGTGCTGTGGTACCCGGACTCCAAGCggaacacacacatggacaggTTCAGGATGCAGGTCAACAGGGACTATGGGCTTAATCTGG ccAACTACAACGACCTGTACCAGTGGTCCGTGGACCGCCACTCTGAGTTCTGGGGGGAAGTGTGGCGCTTTTGTGGCGTCCTCAGCTCCAAACCTTACGAAGAG GTTGTGGATGTCACCAAACGGATCTCGGATGTCCCAGAGTGGTTCAAGGGAGCCCGGCTCAACTACGCCGAGAACCTGCTCAAACACGCCGACCAGGACAAAGTTGCTCTCTATGCTGCGA CGGAAGCAAACGAGGAGATAGTGAAGGTGACGTACGGGGAGCTGCGGCGGGACGTGGCTCTGTACGCCGCCGCCATGAGGAAGATGGGCGTTCAGACCGGTGACAGGGTCGTAG GCTACCTCCCCAACAGTATCCATGCAGTAGAGGCCATGTTAGCCGCAGCTAGCATCGGAGCTATCTGGAGCTCTACATCTGTGGACTTTGGAGTCAAT ggtgtgctCGATAGATTCTCTCAGATACAGCCGAAGCTGATCTTCTCCGTCGCTGCAGTGGTGTACAATGGCAAAACACACGACCACATGGAAAAGCTCCACAGTGTTGTCAAAG GTCTTCCCGACCTAATGAAAGTCGTGGTGATTCCTTACGCTCGCTCCAAACAAGAAACCGATCTCGCCAGAATCCCCAACAG TGTATTTATAGATGACTTTTTAGCCTCTGGACGCGGTGAGTTGGACCAGTTTCCTCAGCTGGAGTTTGAGCAGCTTCCATTCAGCCACCCTCTGTTCATCATGTACTCCTCTGGCACCACGGGGGCTCCTAAATGTATGGTCCACTCTGCCGGG GGCACCCTGATCCAGCACCTGAAAGAACACGTTCTCCACGGGAACATGACCAGCAGCGATGTCATCATTTACTACACCACA ACCGGCTGGATGATGTGGAACTGGCTGGTGTCGGCGCTGGCAGTAGGGGCCTCTGTGGTTCTGTACGATGGATCGCCGCTGATGCCCACGGCCAGTGTGCTGTGGAACCTGACAGACCAGCTGGG AATCACTATCTTTGGAACTGGAGCCAAGTGGctgtctgtcctgcaggagaggaacCTGAAACCCA TGGAAACGCACAATCTCCACTCTCTCCACACCATCCTGTCGACGGGGTCTCCCCTCAAGCCGCAGAGCTACGACTACGTTTACCGCTGCATCAAGAGCCACGTGCTGCTGGGCTCCATCTCAG GGGGCACCGACATAGTCTCCTGTTTCATGGGTCAGAACCCGACTGTCCCAGTGTACCGTGGCGAGATCCAAACCAGAAACCTTGGCATGGCCGTGGAGGCCTGGAGTCTtgatg gtAAGCCTGTGTGGGGGGACAGTGGGGAGCTGGTCTGCTTGAAGCCGATCCCCTGCCAGCCAACACACTTCTGGAACGACGAGAATGGGAGCAAATACCACAAAGCCTACTTTTCCACATATCCAG GCGTGTGGGCTCATGGGGATTACTGCAAAATCAACCCAGAGACAGGAGGCATTGTGATGCTGGGCAGGAG TGATGGCACTTTGAATCCTAATGGCGTCCGATTTGGCAGCTCAGAGATCTACAACATCG TGGAGGCTTTTGAGGAGGTGTCAGACAGCCTTTGTGTCCCTCAGTACAATGCGGACGGGGAGGAGAGGGTTATTTTGTTCTTAAAGATGGCGCCCGGAAAGGCTTTCTCTTCAGATTTGGTAGCAAAGATCAAAGGGGCCATTCGTAAAGCTCTGTCTGCCCGACATGTCCCTGCTCTGGTGCTGGAGACCGCCGACATTCCC TACACCATCAGTGGCAAGAAGGTGGAAGTGGCGGTCAAGCAGGTGATCTCCGGCCGGGAGGTGGCGCAGAGGGGGGCCTTTTCCAACCCCGCTTCACTGGACCTTTACAAGAACATTCCTGAACTGCAGAACTATTAG